GCAGGAAATTTGAGAGGAGCTGTCCTTAGTACGAGAGGACCGGGATGGACGCACCGCTGGTGTACCAGTTGTCTTGCCAAAGGCATCGCTGGGTAGCTATGTGCGGACGGGATAAGTGCTGAAAGCATCTAAGCATGAAGCCCCCCTCAAGATGAGATTTCCCATAGCGCAAGCTAGTAAGAACCCTGAAAGATGATCAGGTTGATAGGTCAGAGGTGGAAGCGCGGTGACGTGTGGAGCTGACTGATACTAATCGTTCGAGGACTTAACCAAATTGATCATTCGTTCTTCTTGAATTCTTCTTACAACATTATCTAGTTTTGAAGGAATAAATACTTTTCTTTCAATCAAATAGTCTGGTGGCGATGGCGAGAAGGTCACACCCGTTCCCATACCGAACACGGAAGTTAAGCTTCTCAGCGCCGATGGTAGTTGGGGGTTCCCCCTGTGAGAGTAGGACGCCGCCGGGCATATATATGGAGGATTAGCTCAGCTGGGAGAGCATCTGCCTTACAAGCAGAGGGTCGGCGGTTCGATCCCGTCATCCTCCACCATATATTTCACTAAGTGAAACTCATCTTAACTAACTTGCCGGTGTAGCTCAATTGGTAGAGCAACTGACTTGTAATCAGTAGGTTGGGGGTTCAAGTCCTCTTGCCGGCACCTTTTGTACGAGCCATTAGCTCAGTCGGTAGAGCATCTGACTTTTAATCAGAGGGTCGAAGGTTCGAGTCCTTCATGGCTCACCAAGATTTTTTCGCGCCAGCGAAAATAATCTTCCTTAACTTCTGCTTCGGCGGATTCATAATTTCATATGCGGGTGTGGCGGAATTGGCAGACGCACCAGACTTAGGATCTGGCGCCGCAAGGCGTGGGGGTTCGACTCCCTTCACCCGCATCAAAGTTTTTTGCTAACGCGAAAAACTTTCTATATTGCGGAAGTAGTTCAGTGGTAGAATACAACCTTGCCAAGGTTGGGGTCGCGGGTTCGAATCCCGTCTTCCGCTCCATTTCTTAGCCGGGGTGGCGGAACTGGCAGACGCACAGGACTTAAAATCCTGCGGTAGGTGACTACCGTACCGGTTCGATTCCGGTCCTCGGCACCAAGCAAGCTTAAAATTCTATATATGCGCCCGTAGCTCAATTGGATAGAGCGTCTGACTACGGATCAGAAGGTTATGGGTTCGACTCCTTTCGGGCGCGCCATTATTTTTTCTCATTTAACGGGGAGTAGCTCAGCTTGGTAGAGCACTTGGTTTGGGACCAAGGGGTCGCAGGTTCGAATCCTGTCTTCCCGACCATCTTATTCCTAAATAATACGGGGCCTTAGCTCAGCTGGGAGAGCGCCTGCCTTGCACGCAGGAGGTCAGCGGTTCGATCCCGCTAGGCTCCACCAAAAAACATTTGACCATATTAAACATACATGTTAGTATATTAAAGCTGACGTGATGAATTGGTCGGTGAATTGTTCTTTGAAAACTAAACAAACAAGCGTCAACAAACAATAAATTTTCATGGCTTCTATTATAGAAGATCATGAGCCAACGTTTTAACTTATGAGCTAACTCATAACTCTTTCTTGGAGAGTTTGATCCTGGCTCAGGACGAACGCTGGCGGCGTGCCTAATACATGCAAGTCGAGCGGATCTTCATTAGCTTGCTTTTGAAGATCAGCGGCGGACGGGTGAGTAACACGTGGGCAACCTGCCTGTAAGACTGGGATAACTTCGGGAAACCGGAGCTAATACCGGATAATCCTTTCCCTCACATGAGGGAAAGCTGAAAGACGGTTTCGGCTGTCACTTACAGATGGGCCCGCGGCGCATTAGCTAGTTGGTGAGGTAACGGCTCACCAAGGCAACGATGCGTAGCCGACCTGAGAGGGTGATCGGCCACACTGGGACTGAGACACGGCCCAGACTCCTACGGGAGGCAGCAGTAGGGAATCTTCCGCAATGGACGAAAGTCTGACGGAGCAACGCCGCGTGAACGATGAAGGCCTTCGGGTCGTAAAGTTCTGTTGTCAGGGAAGAACAAGTACCGGAGTAACTGCCGGTACCTTGACGGTACCTGACCAGAAAGCCACGGCTAACTACGTGCCAGCAGCCGCGGTAATACGTAGGTGGCAAGCGTTGTCCGGAATTATTGGGCGTAAAGCGCGCGCAGGCGGTTCCTTAAGTCTGATGTGAAAGCCCCCGGCTCAACCGGGGAGGGTCATTGGAAACTGGGGAACTTGAGTGCAGAAGAGGAGAGCGGAATTCCACGTGTAGCGGTGAAATGCGTAGAGATGTGGAGGAACACCAGTGGCGAAGGCGGCTCTCTGGTCTGTAACTGACGCTGAGGCGCGAAAGCGTGGGGAGCGAACAGGATTAGATACCCTGGTAGTCCACGCCGTAAACGATGAGTGCTAAGTGTTAGAGGGTTTCCGCCCTTTAGTGCTGCAGCAAACGCATTAAGCACTCCGCCTGGGGAGTACGGCCGCAAGGCTGAAACTCAAAGGAATTGACGGGGGCCCGCACAAGCGGTGGAGCATGTGGTTTAATTCGAAGCAACGCGAAGAACCTTACCAGGTCTTGACATCCTCTGACAACCCTAGAGATAGGGCGTTCCCCTTCGGGGGACAGAGTGACAGGTGGTGCATGGTTGTCGTCAGCTCGTGTCGTGAGATGTTGGGTTAAGTCCCGCAACGAGCGCAACCCTTGATCTTAGTTGCCAGCATTCAGTTGGGCACTCTAAGGTGACTGCCGGTGACAAACCGGAGGAAGGTGGGGATGACGTCAAATCATCATGCCCCTTATGACCTGGGCTACACACGTGCTACAATGGATGGAACAAAGGGTCGCGAAGCCGCGAGGTCGAGCCAATCCCATAAATCCATTCTCAGTTCGGATTGCAGGCTGCAACTCGCCTGCATGAAGCCGGAATCGCTAGTAATCGCGGATCAGCATGCCGCGGTGAATACGTTCCCGGGCCTTGTACACACCGCCCGTCACACCACGAGAGTTTGTAACACCCGAAGTCGGTGGGGTAACCTTTTGGAGCCAGCCGCCTAAGGTGGGACAGATGATTGGGGTGAAGTCGTAACAAGGTAGCCGTATCGGAAGGTGCGGCTGGATCACCTCCTTTCTAAGGATATTGCCGTAATGGCAATCGGAATGCGAATCTTACGATTCGTACTGTTGACTAGCTTGTTTGTTTAGTTTTGAGGGAGCAATTCTCTCAAAGCTTTTTTGTTCCTTGAAAACTAGATAATCGTAAGTAAGAAGAACCAAGAAAAACCGAGTGATCGCCATTTTAGTTTTCTCTCTATTCAATAGAGAAATGACCTTTTAGGTTAAGTTAGAAAGGGCGCACGGTGGATGCCTTGGCACTAGGAGCCGATGAAGGACGGGACTAACACCGATATGCTTCGGGGAGCTGTAAGTAAGCTTTGATCCGGAGATTTCCGAATGGGGAAACCCACTGTTCGTAATGGAACAGTATCTTTACCTGAATACATAGGGTATTGAAGGCAGACCCGGGGAACTGAAACATCTAAGTACCCGGAGGAAGAGAAAGCAAACGCGATTCCCTGAGTAGCGGCGAGCGAAACGGGACATAGCCCAAACCAAGAGGCTTGCCTCTTGGGGTTGTAGGACACTCTACATGGAGTTACAAAGGAACGGGGTAGATGAAGTGGTCTGGAAAGGCCCGTCAGAGAAGGTAAAAACCCTGTAGTTGAAACTTCGTTCCCTCCTGAGTGGATCCTGAGTACGGCGGGACACGTGAAATCCCGTCGGAAGCTGGGAGGACCATCTCCCAAGGCTAAATACTCCCTAGTGACCGATAGTGAACCAGTACCGTGAGGGAAAGGTGAAAAGCACCCCGGAAGGGGAGTGAAAGAGATCCTGAAACCGTGTGCCTACAAGTAGTCAGAGCCCGTTCATGGGTGATGGCGTGCCTTTTGTAGAATGAACCGGCGAGTTACGATTACATGCAAGGTTAAGTTGAGAAGACGGAGCCGCAGCGAAAGCGAGTCTGAATAGGGCGAATGAGTATGTGGTCGTAGACCCGAAACCAGGTGATCTACCCATGTCCAGGGTGAAGGTTGGGTAACACCAACTGGAGGCCCGAACCCACGCACGTTGAAAAGTGCGGGGATGAGGTGTGGGTAGCGGAGAAATTCCAATCGAACTTGGAGATAGCTGGTTCTCTCCGAAATAGCTTTAGGGCTAGCCTCACGTTGTAAGAGTCTTGGAGGTAGAGCACTGTTTGGACTAGGGGCCCTCATCGGGTTACCGAATTCAGACAAACTCCGAATGCCAAAGACTTATCCGTGGGAGTCAGACTGCGAGTGATAAGATCCGTAGTCAAAAGGGAAACAGCCCAGACCACCAGCTAAGGTCCCAAAGTATACGTTAAGTGGAAAAGGATGTGGAGTTGCTTAGACAACCAGGATGTTGGCTTAGAAGCAGCCACCATTTAAAGAGTGCGTAATAGCTCACTGGTCGAGTGACTCTGCGCCGAAAATGTACCGGGGCTAAACGTATCACCGAAGCTGTGGATTGACATCTTAGATGTCAGTGGTAGGAGAGCGTTCTAAGGGCGTTGAAGTCAGACCGTAAGGACTGGTGGAGCGCTTAGAAGTGAGAATGCCGGTATGAGTAGCGAAAGATGGGTGAGAATCCCATCCACCGAATGCCTAAGGTTTCCTGAGGAAGGCTCGTCCTCTCAGGGTTAGTCGGGACCTAAGCCGAGGCCGAAAGGCGTAGGCGATGGACAACAGGTTGATATTCCTGTACCACCTCTTTATCGTTTGAGCGACGGGGGGACGCAGGAGGATAGGGTAAGCGCGCTGTTGGATATGCGCGTCTAAGCAGTTAGGCTGCAAGTGAGGCAAATCCCGCTTGCGTGAAGGCTGAGCTGTGACAGCGAGGGAAATATAGTACCGAAGTTCCTGATTCCACACTGCCAAGAAAAGCCTCTAGCGAGATAAATGGTGCCCGTACCGCAAACCGACACAGGTAGGCGAGGAGAGAATCCTAAGGTGAGCGAGAGAACTCTCGTTAAGGAACTCGGCAAAATGACCCCGTAACTTCGGGAGAAGGGGTGCTCATTTGGGTGAATAGCCCGGATGAGCCGCAGTGAATAGGCCCAGGCGACTGTTTAGCAAAAACACAGGTCTCTGCGAAGCCGCAAGGCGAAGTATAGGGGCTGACGCCTGCCCGGTGCTGGAAGGTTAAGAGGAGGGGTTAGCTCACGCGAAGCTCTGAATCGAAGCCCCAGTAAACGGCGGCCGTAACTATAACGGTCCTAAGGTAGCGAAATTCCTTGTCGGGTAAGTTCCGACCCGCACGAAAGGCGTAACGATCTGGGCACTGTCTCAACGAGAGACTCGGTGAAATTATAGTACCTGTGAAGATGCAGGTTACCCGCGACAGGACGGAAAGACCCCGTGGAGCTTTACTGTAGCCTGATATTGAATTTTGGTACAGCTTGTACAGGATAGGTAGGAGCCTGAGAAACCGGAGCGCCAGCTTCGGTGGAGGCGTCGGTGGGATACTACCCTGGCTGTATTGAAATTCTAACCCGCGCCCCTGATCGGGGCGGGAGACAGTGTCAGGTGGGCAGTTTGACTGGGGCGGTCGCCTCCTAAAGAGTAACGGAGGCGCCCAAAGGTTCCCTCAGAATGGTTGGAAATCATTCGCAGAGTGTAAAGGCACAAGGGAGCTTGACTGCGAGACCTACAAGTCGAGCAGGGACGAAAGTCGGGCTTAGTGATCCGGTGGTTCCGCATGGAAGGGCCATCGCTCAACGGATAAAAGCTACCCCGGGGATAACAGGCTTATCTCCCCCAAGAGTCCACATCGACGGGGAGGTTTGGCACCTCGATGTCGGCTCATCGCATCCTGGGGCTGTAGTCGGTCCCAAGGGTTGGGCTGTTCGCCCATTAAAGCGGTACGCGAGCTGGGTTCAGAACGTCGTGAGACAGTTCGGTCCCTATCCGTCGTGGGCGCAGGAAATTTGAGAGGAGCTGTCCTTAGTACGAGAGGACCGGGATGGACGCACCGCTGGTGTACCAGTTGTCTTGCCAAAGGCATCGCTGGGTAGCTATGTGCGGACGGGATAAGTGCTGAAAGCATCTAAGCATGAAGCCCCCCTCAAGATGAGATTTCCCATAGCGCAAGCTAGTAAGAACCCTGAAAGATGATCAGGTTGATAGGTCAGAGGTGGAAGCGCGGTGACGTGTGGAGCTGACTGATACTAATCGTTCGAGGACTTAACCAAATTGATCATTCGTTCTTCTTGAATTCTTCTTACAACATTATCTAGTTTTGAAGGAATAAATAATTTCCTTCCAATCAAATAGTCTGGTGGCGATGGCGAGAAGGTCACACCCGTTCCCATACCGAACACGGAAGTTAAGCTTCTCAGCGCCGATGGTAGTTGGGGGTTTCCCCCTGTGAGAGTAGGACGCCGCCGGGCAAACGAAAGAACAGCTGTAATGGCTGTTCTTTTTTTGTGTGCAGATTTATAAGAAGGAAGCGGGAAATATCGCAACAACTGAATATATTTATGCTGACTTCAGACAGGTTTGGAGAGAAGCAGGAAAAGCTGTCAGAAGATGAGCCAACTTCAGACAGGTTTGAAGGAAAAACATGAAAAGCTGTCAGAAGATGAGCCAACTTTAGACAGGTTTGGTGGAAAAGCAGGAAAAGTTGTCAGAAGTAGAAGCAACTTTAGACAGGTTTGGAGAGAAAGCAGGAAAAGTTGTCAGAAGATGAGCCAACTTCAGACAGGTTTGGTGGAAAAGGAGGAAAAGTTGTCAGAAGTAGAAGCAACTTTAGACAGGTTTGGAGAGAAAGCAGGAAAAGTTGTCAGAAGTAGAAGCAACTTCAGACAGGTTTGGAGAGAAAGCAGGAAAAGTTGTCAGAAGATGAGCCGACTTCAGACAGGTTTGGTGGAAAAGGAGGAAAAGTTGTCAGAAGTAGAAGCAACTTTAGACAGGTTTGAAGGAAAAAGTAGAAAAGTTGTCAGAACTTGAGGCAACTTCGGACAAGTTTGGAGGAAGAGTAGAAAAGTTGTCAGAAGATGAGGCAACTTGAGACAGGTTTGGAGGAAAAAGTAGAAAAGTTGTCTTAACCCAGCACAACTTAAGACAAGTTTGGAGCAGCAGCATAAAATTCTGTAAGAACTATAAGCAACTTCCGCCACAAAAAGGCGAAATGGTCTTGATGTTGGCAAACAACCATATACGACTGGAACTCAGTCGATATCTATATACATAGAATAATACAACCGTGTCTATATAGCACAGAAGGATAAATGAATCTTTTGTTGAATTAATTAAATCATAAGCTACTGTTGTTTCTTTAATAGATAGATCAAATATCTATAATGCTAATAGGAGGAACCCATGACAAGACAATTGAATTATTGGTCATTCTTTCTATCGATCATCTGGGTTTTACTATTTTTCGTCGTTTCCTCTACAGGCCCAAATGATTACATCATTTTGGAGCATATCCACACGTCCTGCTTTTAGGTGCCACTTTACTGACTTTATTTATTGGAGTCATCGGCCTCTCAGGTATGAAAGATTGGAAGGGCATGGCCAGGAGTTTATTAACAATCTTACTGACATTAGGGCTTTCAGCATTTTTAGCTTTCATTATCTTCTTTGGTAGGTTAGCAAGTTAGTGGATACAGGCACAGGTTAAATCCTTAGACAATAAGATATATCAATCATTTTCATATCAAATTACCCATATTACTCTATCCCATCCAAATACAAATTCAAGCTGCATTGTTTCCTTCGCTTCTGCCAGCTGCAATCCTAAGCTGTTCCTGATCACAAATTTTTCATGGTTGTTCTCTGATATAAGTTTCCACTTACCTTAAAATGGGTATAATAACCAACACACCCCTTATTGTCATGTTTTGGCATACATAATTTTGACGAACATAATCCAGGATGCTTTCATTGCAACGGGAAAAATTTTTTTGTATAATTAACGTCAAATATAGTCAAAGTCAGATTGGGGGAGGTTTAGTGAGGAATATATCGGACATCATAGAACATTACCTTAAGCAGGTTTTAGAAATGAGCGATAAGGACATCGTTGAGATCAAGCGAAGTGAAATCGCCGATAAATTTCAGTGCGTGCCGTCCCAGATCAATTATGTCATCAATACAAGGTTCACGATTGAACGGGGCTATCTTGTTGAGAGCAAACGGGGTGGCGGAGGCTACATCCGGATCATCAAAGTCCAGGCATATGATCATGCACATTTGATTGATGATTTACTGTCTTTGATTCAGACACGAATTTCGCAAAGCAGCGCTGAGCATGTCATCTTCCGTCTTGTTGAGGAGGATGTAGTCACTGACCGTGAGGCGAAGATCATGCTGAGTGTGCTCGACAGGTCCGTCCTGTATATAGAGCTTCCGCAGCGTGATGAGCTGCGTGCGAGGATGTTGAAGGCAATGCTTATGGCATTGAAGTATAAATAATATCATAGCAGATAAAGAGGTGAGGGCATGATCTGCCAAGAGTGTAATCAAAGGCCGGCAACGCTGCACTTCACGAATTATTCAAATGGAGAAAAATCAGAATTGCACTTGTGTGAAATATGCGCACAAGAAAAAGGCGAATTGTTTATGGTGAACAACGGCCCTGCTTTTTCGATCAATAGCTTGCTTGCTGGTTTGCTGAATATGGAGCCTGCTTTTCCTGAAAAGAAAAAGGAAGCTTTTGAAGCGGAGCAGGTTGTGCAATGCCCGCAATGTTCAATGACGTTTCCGCAGTTTGTAAAGGTAGGCAGGTTTGGCTGTGCGACTTGTTATGATGCTTTTCGCGAACAGCTGACCCCGATTGTCAGGAGACTCCATAGCGGAAATTCCGTCCATAATGGAAAAATTCCTAAAAGGATCGGTGGCGACCTTCATCTAAGAAAGACAGTTGACCAGCTTAAGCAAACCTTGAAAAACCTCATTTCAGCGGAGGAATTTGAGAAAGCTGCTGAGACAAGGGACCAAATAAGGGAACTTGAAAGGAAATTGTCAGCAGGTCTAGAGGGAGGGGAGTAGCCTTGTCATTGGAGAAATTCATCAATCAGGCTGTCAGCTCCTGGATGAGTGATGATGGACCTGATTCGGATATCGTCCTTAGCTCCCGCATTCGCTTTGCAAGGAATCTTGATGAATATAATTTTCCGACTCTGTTCACCAATGGAGAGGCAGAAGCAGTGATTGGTACGATCATGGAACGTGCCAGTAATTCATCAGCAGCTGCATTTGGTCAGTTGGAAACAATCAAGATGGATGATATTCCACCGTTGCAGAAGAGGGTGTTGGTTGAGAAGCATTTGATCAGTCCGCATCTTGCGGAAAACTCCGTTCATGGTGCCGTCCTATTATCTGATAATGAAGAAGTCAGCATCATGATCAATGAGGAAGACCATATCAGGATTCAATGTATATTCCCAGGTTTCCAGTTAAGTGAAGCTTTACAGGCGGCCAATGAAATCGATGATTGGCTCGAGGAATATGTCAATTATGCGTTCGATGAGAAATTTGGATACTTGACCAGCTGTCCTACGAATGTGGGGACCGGTCTTAGGGCATCGGTGATGATGCACCTGCCTGGCCTTGTTTTGACTCAGCAAATGAACCGGATTGTTCCGGCGATTAACCAGCTTGGTTTGGTGGTAAGAGGTATTTACGGCGAGGGCAGTGAAGCGCTCGGCAATATTTTTCAAATATCGAACCAAATAACGCTCGGGAAATCGGAAGAGGACATCGTAGACGATTTAAAAAGTGTTGTAAGCCAGATTATATCTCAGGAAAGGTCGGCGCGGGAAGCATTAGCGAAGACTTCGAACATACAATTAGAAGACAGAGTGTTTCGGTCATATGGAACACTTGCCAACAGCAGGATCATTGAAACGAAGGAAGCCGCCCGTTGCCTGTCTGATTTAAGGCTTGGAATAGATATGGGTTTCAT
The window above is part of the Mesobacillus jeotgali genome. Proteins encoded here:
- a CDS encoding CtsR family transcriptional regulator, with the protein product MRNISDIIEHYLKQVLEMSDKDIVEIKRSEIADKFQCVPSQINYVINTRFTIERGYLVESKRGGGGYIRIIKVQAYDHAHLIDDLLSLIQTRISQSSAEHVIFRLVEEDVVTDREAKIMLSVLDRSVLYIELPQRDELRARMLKAMLMALKYK
- a CDS encoding protein arginine kinase, encoding MSLEKFINQAVSSWMSDDGPDSDIVLSSRIRFARNLDEYNFPTLFTNGEAEAVIGTIMERASNSSAAAFGQLETIKMDDIPPLQKRVLVEKHLISPHLAENSVHGAVLLSDNEEVSIMINEEDHIRIQCIFPGFQLSEALQAANEIDDWLEEYVNYAFDEKFGYLTSCPTNVGTGLRASVMMHLPGLVLTQQMNRIVPAINQLGLVVRGIYGEGSEALGNIFQISNQITLGKSEEDIVDDLKSVVSQIISQERSAREALAKTSNIQLEDRVFRSYGTLANSRIIETKEAARCLSDLRLGIDMGFIKNISKSILNELMILTQPGFLQQYAGGPLRPNERDIRRAALIRERLKMETKDESGG
- a CDS encoding UvrB/UvrC motif-containing protein encodes the protein MICQECNQRPATLHFTNYSNGEKSELHLCEICAQEKGELFMVNNGPAFSINSLLAGLLNMEPAFPEKKKEAFEAEQVVQCPQCSMTFPQFVKVGRFGCATCYDAFREQLTPIVRRLHSGNSVHNGKIPKRIGGDLHLRKTVDQLKQTLKNLISAEEFEKAAETRDQIRELERKLSAGLEGGE